Proteins encoded by one window of Emticicia oligotrophica DSM 17448:
- the lpdA gene encoding dihydrolipoyl dehydrogenase produces MAQYDVVIIGSGPGGYVTAIRASQLGLKTAIIEKENLGGICLNWGCIPTKALLKSAQVFEYIKHAKDYGIEVGEANANFEAVIKRSRGVAEGMSKGVTFLMKKNKIDVINGYGKVKPGKKVEVTDAEGKKSEVEGKYIIIATGARARQLPNVPLDGEKVIEYRKAMSLEKQPASMLVMGSGAIGVEFAYVYASMGTKVTIVEFMPNIVPVEDEDISKELAKIYKKMGIEIYTSSSVEKVDTSGKGCVSTVKTPTGEITIETDVVLSAAGIVANIENIGLEDVGIATDRGKILVNSYYETNIPGYYAIGDVTPGQALAHVASAEGIICVEKIAGHHPQPLDYKNIPGCTYCTPEIASVGYTEKAAKEAGYEVKVGKFPFSASGKAKASGAPEGFVKVIFDAKYGEWLGCHMIGNNVTEMIAEAVVARKLETTGMEIVKSVHPHPTMSEAIMEAAAAAYGEVIHL; encoded by the coding sequence ATGGCTCAATACGACGTTGTTATAATTGGAAGTGGTCCGGGCGGTTATGTAACTGCCATTCGTGCATCACAATTAGGCTTGAAAACAGCTATCATTGAAAAAGAAAATTTAGGCGGAATTTGCCTAAACTGGGGGTGTATTCCTACCAAAGCGTTATTAAAATCTGCTCAAGTATTTGAGTATATCAAACACGCAAAAGATTATGGTATTGAGGTTGGGGAAGCTAATGCAAATTTTGAGGCAGTTATTAAGCGTTCACGCGGGGTTGCTGAAGGAATGAGCAAAGGTGTAACTTTCTTAATGAAAAAAAATAAAATCGACGTAATCAACGGTTATGGTAAAGTAAAACCAGGCAAAAAAGTTGAAGTAACAGACGCCGAAGGAAAAAAATCAGAAGTTGAAGGAAAATACATCATCATTGCTACTGGTGCAAGAGCAAGACAATTACCAAATGTTCCACTTGATGGTGAAAAAGTAATCGAATACCGCAAAGCCATGAGCCTTGAAAAGCAACCAGCATCAATGTTGGTAATGGGTTCGGGTGCTATTGGTGTTGAGTTTGCTTATGTGTATGCAAGCATGGGTACGAAAGTAACCATCGTTGAGTTTATGCCAAACATTGTTCCTGTAGAAGATGAAGATATTTCGAAAGAATTAGCGAAAATCTACAAGAAAATGGGCATTGAAATTTATACAAGCTCAAGTGTAGAGAAAGTTGATACTTCTGGTAAAGGTTGTGTTTCAACTGTGAAAACACCAACCGGTGAAATTACTATCGAAACAGATGTAGTACTTTCAGCAGCAGGTATAGTAGCAAATATCGAAAACATTGGTTTAGAAGATGTTGGTATCGCTACAGACCGTGGTAAAATTTTAGTAAATAGTTATTACGAAACTAATATCCCTGGATATTATGCCATCGGTGATGTAACACCGGGCCAAGCTTTGGCTCACGTAGCATCGGCAGAAGGTATTATTTGCGTAGAGAAAATTGCTGGGCACCACCCACAACCACTTGATTACAAAAATATTCCAGGCTGTACGTACTGTACGCCAGAAATTGCATCGGTTGGCTATACAGAAAAAGCAGCCAAAGAAGCTGGGTATGAAGTAAAAGTTGGTAAATTCCCATTCTCTGCATCAGGTAAAGCCAAAGCAAGTGGTGCACCTGAAGGTTTTGTAAAAGTTATCTTCGATGCCAAATACGGGGAGTGGTTAGGTTGCCACATGATTGGTAACAATGTAACTGAAATGATAGCCGAGGCGGTTGTCGCTCGTAAACTTGAAACAACTGGCATGGAAATCGTTAAGTCGGTTCACCCACACCCAACGATGTCAGAGGCTATCATGGAAGCCGCTGCCGCAGCTTATGGCGAAGTGATTCACTTATAA
- the pdhA gene encoding pyruvate dehydrogenase (acetyl-transferring) E1 component subunit alpha: protein MASTKEKAPKVKYDKSTYMYWYESMYLQRKFEEKAGQLYGQQKIRGFCHLYIGQEACSSGAVSALTKDDKWITAYRDHGHPLALGTDPKRIMAELYGKVTGTTKGKGGSMHIFDKEVNFIGGHGIVGAQIPLGAGIAFADKYKGNQNVCMCYFGDGAVRQGALHEAFNMAMTWKLPVIFVVENNGYAMGTSVERTSNVRELYTIGEAYDMPAEPVDAMDVEMVHEAVKRAADRARAGEGPTFLEFKTYRFRGHSMSDPQKYRTKEEVEQWKMRDPIEMVRHRILTNGIATEAELDEIDAKVKVIVEESVKFAEESPFPQPEEAFDDVYADKEYPFLRE from the coding sequence ATGGCATCTACTAAAGAAAAAGCCCCAAAGGTTAAATACGATAAAAGTACCTATATGTATTGGTACGAGTCAATGTACCTACAAAGAAAATTTGAGGAAAAAGCAGGGCAATTATATGGTCAGCAAAAAATACGCGGCTTCTGCCATTTATATATCGGACAAGAAGCATGTTCTTCGGGAGCGGTTTCGGCTTTAACAAAAGATGACAAATGGATTACGGCTTACCGTGACCACGGACACCCTTTGGCTTTGGGTACTGACCCTAAGCGTATTATGGCCGAACTTTATGGTAAAGTAACAGGTACAACCAAAGGAAAAGGTGGTTCGATGCACATTTTTGATAAAGAAGTAAACTTTATTGGTGGACATGGTATCGTTGGTGCTCAAATTCCTTTAGGTGCTGGTATTGCATTTGCCGATAAATACAAAGGAAATCAAAATGTTTGTATGTGTTACTTCGGTGATGGTGCTGTTCGTCAGGGTGCCTTACACGAAGCTTTCAATATGGCTATGACATGGAAATTACCAGTAATTTTCGTGGTAGAAAATAATGGTTATGCCATGGGTACTTCGGTAGAACGTACTTCTAATGTTCGTGAACTTTACACAATTGGTGAAGCGTATGATATGCCAGCTGAACCAGTTGATGCAATGGATGTTGAAATGGTACACGAAGCAGTAAAACGTGCTGCTGACCGTGCAAGAGCTGGTGAAGGCCCAACTTTTTTAGAGTTTAAAACGTATCGTTTCCGTGGTCACTCAATGTCTGACCCACAAAAATACCGTACAAAAGAAGAGGTAGAGCAATGGAAAATGCGTGACCCAATCGAAATGGTTCGTCACCGCATTTTAACTAATGGTATTGCTACAGAAGCAGAATTAGACGAAATTGACGCAAAAGTGAAAGTGATTGTTGAAGAATCTGTGAAATTTGCAGAAGAATCTCCATTCCCTCAACCAGAAGAAGCATTCGATGATGTTTATGCTGATAAAGAATATCCATTCTTAAGAGAGTAA
- the nadB gene encoding L-aspartate oxidase — protein sequence MTKVDFLVVGSGIAGLSFALKASAKGKVLVLTKVNADETNTKYAQGGIAAVFDPDTDSFEKHISDTLIAGDGLCDRKIVEIVVKEGPDRIQELIDYGTNFDKHDGEYDLTREGGHSAKRILHYKDITGKEIERALLEEVSKNPNIEILTHYYAVELITQHHLGIEVNRETNDITCYGVYALNLQTGQVETILSKLTVMASGGAGHIYSATTNPVIATGDGIAMVYRAKGRVRDMEMIQFHPTSLYNPGEYPSFLITEAVRGEGGVLKNKRGEEFMQNYDPRGSLAPRDIVARSIDAEMKKTGDDHVYLDISFKPKELILQHFPTIYEKCLSIGIDITKDQIPVVPAAHYLCGGILVDEIGRSTINRLFACGECSSTGLHGANRLASNSLLEAAVFGHRIAQEALDDFENLSFQENVPDWNEFGAEQSNEEILVTHNLRELQRMMSDYVGIVRSDFRLERAMRRLKLIKDETEEFYKKTKLSMKLCELRNLVQCAELVIKCAMKRKESRGLHYTTDYPYKLGGKPENSVL from the coding sequence ATGACAAAAGTAGATTTTTTAGTAGTTGGTTCGGGAATTGCAGGTTTGAGTTTTGCTCTTAAAGCCTCTGCAAAAGGAAAGGTTTTGGTACTCACGAAAGTAAATGCCGACGAAACGAATACCAAATATGCTCAAGGAGGCATTGCTGCTGTTTTCGACCCCGACACTGATTCGTTTGAAAAACATATCAGCGATACACTCATTGCTGGCGATGGCCTTTGTGATAGAAAAATCGTTGAAATTGTGGTAAAAGAAGGCCCCGACCGTATTCAGGAGTTAATTGACTACGGAACCAATTTCGATAAACACGATGGCGAGTATGACCTCACGCGTGAAGGTGGACACTCGGCCAAACGAATTTTACATTATAAAGATATTACGGGTAAAGAAATTGAGCGTGCATTACTCGAAGAAGTAAGTAAAAACCCAAACATCGAAATACTTACTCATTACTACGCCGTTGAGCTTATTACGCAACACCATTTAGGTATTGAAGTAAATCGAGAAACCAATGATATTACTTGTTATGGTGTTTATGCCCTCAACCTACAAACTGGACAAGTTGAGACAATTCTCTCAAAACTTACAGTCATGGCGAGTGGAGGTGCGGGGCATATTTATTCGGCTACTACTAACCCTGTAATCGCTACGGGCGATGGCATTGCGATGGTTTATCGTGCAAAGGGGCGAGTGCGTGACATGGAAATGATACAGTTTCACCCAACCTCACTTTATAACCCAGGAGAATATCCAAGTTTCTTGATTACTGAGGCAGTGCGTGGAGAAGGTGGCGTGTTGAAAAACAAAAGAGGAGAGGAGTTTATGCAAAATTACGACCCACGTGGTTCGCTCGCTCCTCGCGATATTGTTGCTCGTTCGATTGATGCAGAAATGAAGAAAACAGGCGATGACCACGTTTATCTTGATATTTCTTTTAAACCTAAAGAACTCATTCTACAACATTTTCCAACAATCTACGAAAAATGTTTGAGCATAGGTATTGATATCACTAAAGACCAAATTCCGGTTGTTCCTGCAGCCCATTACTTATGTGGCGGAATTTTGGTTGATGAAATTGGCCGTTCAACTATTAATCGATTGTTTGCTTGTGGTGAATGTTCTTCTACGGGTCTTCATGGGGCCAATCGTTTGGCTTCAAATTCATTACTTGAAGCTGCCGTTTTTGGGCACCGAATTGCACAAGAAGCTCTTGATGACTTCGAAAACCTTAGTTTTCAGGAAAATGTGCCTGATTGGAATGAGTTTGGGGCAGAGCAATCGAACGAAGAAATTTTAGTTACACATAATCTGCGTGAGTTACAAAGAATGATGTCTGATTATGTAGGAATTGTTCGTTCCGATTTTCGTTTAGAGCGTGCCATGCGTCGATTAAAGCTCATTAAAGATGAAACGGAAGAATTTTATAAGAAAACCAAACTTTCGATGAAACTTTGCGAATTACGTAATTTGGTTCAGTGTGCCGAATTGGTAATCAAATGTGCCATGAAACGCAAAGAAAGTCGAGGCCTACATTATACAACTGACTATCCTTACAAATTAGGCGGAAAACCTGAAAATTCGGTTTTGTAG
- a CDS encoding Glu/Leu/Phe/Val family dehydrogenase: protein MTYIEPAPIKDTENPLESMMQRFDAAVKILGISDEMYYILKVPARQVTVGLPVTMDNGQIKVFEGYRVIHSTILGPSKGGIRFDPAVNIDEVRALAAWMTWKCAVVDIPYGGAKGGIACNPRQMSAGEMERLMRAYTNAMLDIFGPDKDIPAPDMGTGPREMAWLMDEYSKAKGMTVNAVVTGKPLVLGGSLGRTEATGRGVMVSALAGMEKLRLNPYRATAAVQGFGNVGSWGAKLLHEKGVTICGLSDISGAYYNSKGIDIEKAIAYRNANNGTLEGFKEAELISNEELLALNVDVLVPAAKEDVITHENAAKIQAKLIVEGANGPTSASADEIINEKGIMVVPDILANAGGVTVSYFEWVQNRIGYKWTLDRINRRSDRMMKDAFDKVFETSQKHGVSMRLAAYIVAIDKVASTYKFRGGYG from the coding sequence ATGACATATATAGAACCAGCTCCAATTAAGGATACAGAGAATCCATTGGAGTCAATGATGCAAAGATTCGATGCCGCTGTGAAGATTCTTGGTATCAGCGACGAAATGTATTATATTTTAAAAGTACCTGCTCGTCAGGTGACTGTGGGTTTGCCAGTTACGATGGATAACGGCCAAATCAAAGTTTTTGAAGGATACAGAGTTATTCACTCTACTATTTTAGGCCCAAGTAAAGGTGGTATCCGCTTCGACCCAGCCGTTAACATTGACGAGGTAAGAGCATTAGCGGCGTGGATGACATGGAAATGTGCGGTGGTTGATATTCCTTATGGTGGTGCCAAAGGTGGTATTGCCTGTAACCCTCGCCAAATGTCGGCAGGAGAAATGGAGCGTTTGATGCGTGCATATACCAACGCGATGCTTGACATATTTGGTCCAGATAAAGATATTCCAGCTCCAGATATGGGTACAGGCCCACGAGAAATGGCCTGGTTAATGGATGAATACTCAAAGGCAAAAGGTATGACTGTAAATGCAGTAGTAACTGGTAAGCCTTTAGTTTTGGGAGGTTCACTAGGCCGTACAGAAGCAACTGGCCGTGGGGTTATGGTTTCTGCTTTAGCAGGTATGGAAAAACTTCGATTGAACCCTTACCGTGCAACAGCAGCAGTACAAGGTTTTGGTAATGTTGGTTCGTGGGGTGCAAAGCTTTTGCATGAAAAAGGCGTAACAATTTGTGGTTTAAGCGATATTTCGGGAGCTTATTACAATTCAAAAGGAATTGATATAGAGAAAGCTATCGCTTACAGAAATGCTAATAATGGCACACTTGAAGGTTTTAAGGAAGCTGAATTAATCTCAAACGAAGAGCTTCTAGCTTTAAATGTTGATGTATTGGTTCCTGCGGCAAAAGAAGATGTTATTACACATGAAAATGCCGCTAAAATTCAAGCAAAATTAATCGTAGAAGGTGCAAATGGACCTACATCTGCAAGTGCTGATGAAATTATCAATGAAAAAGGTATCATGGTGGTGCCAGATATCTTGGCGAATGCAGGTGGGGTTACAGTATCTTACTTCGAGTGGGTACAAAATCGCATAGGTTATAAGTGGACATTAGATAGAATTAACCGTCGCTCTGACCGCATGATGAAAGATGCTTTCGATAAAGTATTCGAAACTTCGCAGAAACATGGCGTTTCGATGCGTTTAGCTGCTTATATCGTTGCAATCGATAAAGTAGCGAGTACCTATAAGTTTAGAGGTGGATATGGATGA
- a CDS encoding RsmB/NOP family class I SAM-dependent RNA methyltransferase, with the protein MKYHRVLVEAVVFALQQIFNENRQADKVIEQVLKSNKKWGSRDRAFIAENTYEIVRWWRLLKFVANINCVRVEEEALFWQIFAAWRVLQGDKLPDWQDFKAVNAKEVITRNEEAQQLRKVRESVPDWIDTIGEEELGENWEAELHAMNTQAPVVLRTNTLKTNKLDLKASFSEIGIETETLPNVTDALVLPKRANVFSTELFKKGFFEVQDAGSQLIAEYLDVQAGMRVIDACAGAGGKTLHLATLMENKGRIIAMDVEDYKLQELQRRAKRNGIGNVETRLIEAKTIKRQRETADRLLLDVPCSGLGVLRRNPDAKWKLKKDFLEKIKQTQAEIITNYSKMLKKGGKMVYATCSILPSESEEQVKKFLAQNPDFNFISEKRTSPAKDGFDGFYMALIERK; encoded by the coding sequence ATGAAATATCACCGAGTTTTAGTCGAAGCCGTAGTTTTTGCCCTGCAACAGATTTTCAACGAAAATCGCCAAGCAGACAAGGTAATTGAGCAGGTTTTGAAGTCAAATAAAAAATGGGGAAGCAGGGATAGGGCATTCATCGCCGAAAACACCTACGAAATTGTACGGTGGTGGCGTTTACTCAAATTTGTAGCTAACATTAATTGTGTAAGAGTTGAAGAAGAAGCTCTTTTTTGGCAGATTTTTGCCGCATGGCGTGTATTACAAGGAGATAAACTGCCCGATTGGCAAGATTTTAAGGCTGTAAATGCCAAAGAAGTGATTACTCGAAATGAAGAGGCTCAACAACTCAGAAAAGTACGAGAATCAGTGCCCGATTGGATAGATACTATTGGCGAAGAGGAATTAGGAGAAAATTGGGAAGCAGAATTGCACGCCATGAATACCCAAGCACCAGTTGTGTTAAGAACTAATACACTAAAAACCAATAAATTAGATTTAAAAGCCTCGTTTAGTGAAATTGGCATCGAAACCGAAACTTTACCAAATGTTACAGATGCTTTGGTTTTACCCAAACGTGCCAATGTTTTTTCAACCGAACTTTTCAAAAAAGGTTTTTTTGAAGTACAGGATGCTGGTAGTCAGTTAATTGCCGAATATTTAGATGTACAAGCAGGCATGCGTGTGATAGATGCTTGTGCAGGTGCGGGCGGAAAAACGCTTCATTTAGCAACTTTGATGGAAAACAAGGGCCGAATTATAGCGATGGATGTAGAAGACTATAAACTTCAAGAACTCCAACGTCGAGCTAAACGCAATGGAATTGGAAATGTAGAAACACGTTTGATAGAAGCTAAGACCATCAAACGCCAAAGAGAAACTGCCGACCGCCTATTGCTTGATGTACCATGTTCGGGTTTAGGAGTTTTACGTCGTAACCCCGATGCAAAATGGAAACTAAAAAAAGATTTTCTTGAAAAAATCAAGCAAACACAAGCCGAAATCATTACAAATTACTCAAAAATGCTCAAAAAAGGCGGAAAAATGGTCTATGCCACTTGTAGTATCTTACCCTCAGAAAGTGAAGAACAAGTGAAGAAATTTTTAGCCCAAAACCCCGACTTTAATTTTATTAGCGAAAAACGCACTTCGCCAGCAAAAGATGGTTTCGATGGTTTTTATATGGCTTTGATTGAACGCAAATAA
- a CDS encoding NUMOD4 domain-containing protein: protein MNGVNSEKATLWAERWTPVIIEVEGVENPPRYEVSNFGRLRSFQNNEKGEVIKGSVIQGYKSLNIRLPKGKSFNRYVHKLVAETFVSKPSPEHKFVIHLDFDKMSNHFENLKWVTKDEMVEHNRQNPAVINKPIPKRTKNYKLTESKVKMIKKMLQNESTRLKMIAKQFGITHTQLNRIRSGENWGYVTVE from the coding sequence ATGAATGGTGTAAACAGTGAAAAAGCCACTTTATGGGCTGAAAGGTGGACTCCAGTTATTATTGAAGTAGAAGGGGTAGAAAATCCACCACGTTATGAAGTATCAAACTTTGGACGACTTAGAAGTTTTCAAAACAATGAAAAAGGTGAAGTTATCAAAGGTTCTGTTATACAAGGATATAAATCTTTGAATATCAGACTTCCGAAAGGAAAGTCGTTTAACCGATATGTTCATAAATTAGTAGCCGAAACATTCGTTAGTAAACCAAGTCCAGAACACAAATTTGTCATTCATCTTGATTTTGACAAAATGAGTAATCATTTTGAAAACTTAAAATGGGTTACAAAGGATGAAATGGTTGAGCATAATCGTCAGAATCCCGCAGTCATAAATAAGCCAATTCCGAAGCGTACAAAAAATTATAAATTAACCGAGTCGAAAGTTAAGATGATTAAAAAAATGCTTCAAAACGAAAGTACTCGCTTAAAAATGATTGCAAAACAATTCGGAATCACTCATACACAACTGAACAGAATTCGTTCGGGTGAAAACTGGGGATATGTAACAGTAGAATAA
- the glpK gene encoding glycerol kinase GlpK, with the protein MKYVASIDQGTTSTRCIIFDKKGNIVSVGQKEHEQIYPKPGWVEHNPEEIWKNTLEVIAKARINKNIKVEDIAACGITNQRETTVVWNKRTGRAYYNAIVWQDTRVGDVVNALTKSHGSQFFQDRTGLPLATYFSGLKIKWILDNVAGVREDAEKGEAIFGNMDTFLMWNLTGGIHGGIHITDVTNASRTQLMNLETVQWDAELAKIMNIPLQMLPKIEPSSKVYGKIISEAMNGVPLAGILGDQQAALVGQTCYQPGEAKNTYGTGCFMLMNTGTEIVPSKAGLLTTVAYQFENQPVHYALEGSVAIAGALVQWLRDNLGIIEKSTDVEALAKTVEDNGGAYFVPAFSGLYAPYWKSSARGVIAGLTRYVNKGHIARAVLEATAYQTKDVLEAMEKDSGIEVSSLRVDGGMVVNELLMQFQSDMLKVPVIRPKMIETTALGAAYAAGLAVGFWANLDDLLQNWGKDKTWKPKMKAAERKKLYTGWKKAIKRSFDWEK; encoded by the coding sequence ATGAAATACGTTGCATCTATCGACCAAGGTACTACCAGTACTCGTTGTATTATTTTTGATAAAAAAGGAAATATTGTATCGGTTGGACAAAAAGAACACGAGCAAATTTACCCGAAACCAGGTTGGGTAGAGCATAACCCAGAAGAAATTTGGAAAAATACACTTGAAGTTATAGCGAAGGCTCGAATCAATAAAAATATCAAAGTTGAAGATATTGCAGCTTGTGGCATTACCAATCAACGAGAAACAACCGTTGTTTGGAATAAACGTACGGGGCGTGCGTATTACAATGCCATCGTTTGGCAAGATACTCGTGTAGGTGATGTGGTAAATGCCCTAACTAAAAGTCATGGCTCACAGTTTTTTCAAGACCGTACAGGTCTTCCTTTGGCTACTTATTTTAGTGGCTTGAAAATCAAATGGATTCTTGATAATGTAGCAGGTGTAAGAGAAGATGCCGAAAAAGGGGAAGCCATTTTCGGAAATATGGATACCTTCTTAATGTGGAACCTAACGGGTGGCATTCATGGTGGTATACATATTACTGATGTAACGAATGCGAGTCGTACACAATTAATGAATCTCGAAACCGTTCAATGGGATGCAGAATTGGCCAAAATCATGAACATTCCATTACAAATGTTGCCAAAAATTGAGCCGAGTAGCAAAGTTTATGGTAAAATTATTTCGGAAGCAATGAATGGCGTTCCGTTGGCGGGAATTTTGGGCGACCAACAGGCTGCACTCGTGGGGCAGACTTGTTATCAACCAGGTGAAGCAAAAAATACTTACGGAACAGGCTGTTTTATGTTGATGAATACAGGTACTGAAATTGTGCCATCGAAAGCTGGTTTGCTCACTACGGTTGCTTATCAATTCGAAAATCAGCCAGTGCACTATGCCCTCGAAGGCTCAGTGGCCATCGCAGGTGCTTTGGTACAATGGCTAAGAGATAATTTAGGAATTATTGAAAAGAGTACGGATGTAGAAGCTCTTGCCAAAACAGTTGAAGATAACGGAGGAGCATATTTTGTTCCTGCTTTTTCGGGGCTATACGCACCCTATTGGAAATCTTCTGCTCGTGGAGTAATTGCGGGTCTTACTCGTTATGTAAATAAAGGACACATTGCTCGTGCAGTTTTAGAAGCAACCGCCTATCAAACCAAAGATGTTTTGGAGGCAATGGAAAAAGATTCGGGAATAGAAGTGTCTTCTCTTAGAGTAGATGGTGGAATGGTGGTAAATGAATTATTGATGCAATTTCAGTCGGATATGCTCAAAGTACCAGTTATTCGCCCGAAAATGATTGAAACCACCGCATTGGGTGCTGCTTATGCCGCAGGTTTGGCGGTTGGTTTTTGGGCAAATTTAGATGATTTGCTGCAAAATTGGGGCAAAGACAAAACATGGAAGCCAAAAATGAAGGCCGCCGAACGCAAGAAACTCTATACTGGCTGGAAGAAAGCAATCAAGCGTTCGTTTGATTGGGAGAAGTAG
- a CDS encoding TraR/DksA family transcriptional regulator gives MAAVEEKTRYSEEELKEFEEIITQKLEATRNELNFIRETLSRKNDNGTEFTANSTKLMEDGADVSEKEQLSQSAGRLQKFAQQLEAALIRIKNGTYGICRDTGKLIPKERLRAVPHTQQTIEAKLKASN, from the coding sequence ATGGCCGCAGTTGAAGAAAAGACTAGATATTCTGAAGAAGAATTGAAGGAGTTTGAGGAGATTATTACTCAAAAATTGGAAGCGACTCGTAATGAATTGAATTTTATTAGAGAAACTTTGAGTAGAAAAAACGACAACGGTACTGAATTTACTGCCAATAGCACAAAGCTAATGGAAGACGGTGCCGATGTGAGTGAAAAAGAGCAATTAAGCCAGTCGGCTGGCAGATTGCAGAAATTTGCTCAACAATTAGAAGCGGCTTTAATCAGAATCAAGAATGGTACTTACGGAATTTGCCGTGATACAGGGAAATTGATTCCTAAGGAACGTTTGAGAGCGGTGCCACATACGCAACAAACAATTGAAGCAAAGCTGAAAGCTTCTAATTAA
- the blaOXA gene encoding class D beta-lactamase, protein MKKIFLIGLFLASFFGVSAQKIASFSKHFKEANVEGGFFLYDFNKKIYTITDKTDFERTTSPASTFKIPNSMIALELGVIKDENEVIKWDGEKRWLEAWNADHNLKDAYKNSTVWFYQELARRIGEKNYKTYLKACDYGNQDINGGLTQFWLGSSLKISPKNQLEFLRKLHEEKLPFSKRTYEITKRIMVREQTNDYTLRAKTGLATVNQTDIGWFVGYVEKKDNVYFFALRIQKPENKEMPEFAPKRIELTKNILMQMGIL, encoded by the coding sequence ATGAAAAAAATCTTTTTAATCGGTCTTTTCCTTGCTTCTTTCTTCGGGGTTTCTGCCCAAAAAATAGCTAGCTTTAGTAAGCATTTTAAAGAAGCAAATGTTGAGGGTGGATTTTTTCTTTATGACTTCAACAAGAAAATTTATACCATTACAGACAAAACTGATTTTGAAAGAACAACCTCTCCTGCTTCTACTTTTAAAATTCCAAATTCCATGATAGCCTTAGAATTAGGCGTAATAAAAGATGAAAATGAAGTAATTAAATGGGATGGAGAAAAACGATGGCTTGAAGCATGGAATGCAGACCACAATCTAAAAGATGCTTATAAAAACTCTACTGTATGGTTTTATCAAGAATTGGCTCGTAGAATCGGCGAGAAAAATTACAAAACCTATCTAAAAGCCTGCGATTATGGTAATCAAGATATTAACGGAGGTTTAACACAATTTTGGTTAGGTTCTAGTTTGAAGATTTCACCGAAAAATCAATTAGAATTTCTAAGAAAACTACACGAAGAAAAACTCCCTTTCTCGAAGCGAACTTATGAAATTACCAAACGAATCATGGTTCGTGAGCAAACGAATGATTATACATTAAGGGCGAAAACAGGTTTGGCTACTGTTAATCAAACTGATATTGGCTGGTTTGTGGGCTATGTAGAGAAAAAAGATAATGTGTATTTCTTCGCCCTACGTATTCAGAAACCTGAAAATAAAGAAATGCCCGAATTTGCTCCAAAACGTATCGAACTAACGAAAAACATCTTGATGCAAATGGGCATTCTCTGA
- the rpsJ gene encoding 30S ribosomal protein S10, which yields MSQKIRIKLKSFDHNLVDKSAERIVKAVKSTGAVVSGPIPLPTRKEIFTVLRSPHVNKKAREQFQLCTYKRLIDIYSASPKTVDALMKLELPSGVDVEIKV from the coding sequence ATGTCACAAAAAATTAGAATTAAATTGAAGTCATTTGACCACAACTTAGTGGACAAATCGGCTGAGAGAATTGTGAAAGCTGTAAAATCTACAGGTGCGGTTGTTAGCGGTCCAATTCCGTTGCCAACTCGTAAAGAAATCTTCACTGTATTGCGTTCACCACACGTGAACAAAAAAGCTCGTGAACAATTCCAATTATGTACTTACAAGCGTCTAATCGACATCTATTCGGCAAGCCCGAAAACTGTTGATGCTTTGATGAAATTGGAACTTCCAAGTGGTGTTGATGTTGAAATCAAAGTGTAG